From the genome of Brienomyrus brachyistius isolate T26 chromosome 8, BBRACH_0.4, whole genome shotgun sequence, one region includes:
- the LOC125747353 gene encoding protein phosphatase 1 regulatory subunit 15B — protein MNSDRLSSKHSATSTVPDEFGVASLVQKNQESSWFGFLSVVFRPALSFAKKYLPGRLQTPTLLNGGFGSINEDISRSVDGDSSFLERLGKFIPAAEHHPHIAYLHYQHEASGFDFSSKESVRWISAESFHELGINPADVDLNVIRDTTGGGYLAAAKHFLSQFLISAVSSQNETRTAEQMLSSDGWPADLSATKNNWQGEIWGSELSDWKEKVSATWFYGENTSDSQQVKSSTVVSVARPTKLFVQCKGSVHSEHTGLFCHAKLAGNGASCMSMPGCLLSTEISLLDYQPVYTSLINTRTVAACQSDVAVLTPDQDNGYTSLEEEHSNTRLHVMRPLCLNKGCIESGRRTEVQGCSIEEEPKEAKAELTEWERHHDSVAKSEEGELPVQEEVEVPAQSYFSKPKCQNKTIAYIMGSPCSEDSDSESEGDCDWDDDDGFDSEGASDFSDSEDCDSDDEEDAEDANAGVEKLWNSFCQSRDRYNLWNFTAPLKTAADPVTQANVSVMAVEAERSISPSSFSSFSSSLKPLIEEDNSGDESGNVDKADSLHLWNSFSCVSDPYSLLNFQAPLRTLPAARSFSGTSFTSPCSHKKEAEERLDSGFSEDVASHNTCSAKLKKVRFVEDVEEFYASCDEDRRSPWEEFARDRCRFLRRVQETEDVIGYCLAPDFRQLIFQRLHQSC, from the exons ATGAATTCAGATAGACTCAGTTCGAAGCACAGCGCCACGTCGACTGTGCCCGACGAGTTTGGAGTCGCGTCGCTGGTACAAAAAAATCAGGAAAGTTCGTGGTTTGGCTTTTTATCGGTGGTTTTTAGGCCCGCCCTGTCTTTCGCTAAAAAGTATCTTCCGGGACGGCTTCAGACCCCTACCTTGTTAAACGGCGGATTTGGATCGATTAATGAGGACATTTCTCGATCTGTGGACGGAGACAGCTCTTTCTTAGAGCGACTTGGCAAATTTATTCCTGCAGCTGAACATCATCCACACATCGCCTACCTTCATTACCAGCATGAAGCCAGCGGCTTTGATTTTTCCTCTAAGGAATCTGTCAGGTGGATTAGTGCGGAGTCTTTTCATGAATTGGGAATTAACCCTGCTGATGTGGATTTGAATGTCATAAGGGACACAACCGGCGGTGGGTATTTAGCCGCAGCGAAACATTTTCTTTCTCAGTTTTTGATTAGCGCAGTTTCATCTCAGAATGAAACAAGAACCGCAGAACAAATGCTAAGTAGCGATGGCTGGCCCGCAGATTTGTCAGCAACAAAAAACAATTGGCAGGGTGAAATTTGGGGATCTGAACTTTCAGATTGGAAAGAGAAGGTATCGGCCACATGGTTTTACGGAGAAAATACCAGTGACAGCCAGCAGGTAAAATCCAGCACAGTGGTTTCTGTTGCCAGGCCAACAAAACTGTTTGTACAATGTAAAGGATCAGTGCACAGTGAACATACTGGACTGTTCTGTCATGCGAAACTGGCAGGTAATGGTGCATCCTGTATGTCCATGCCAGGATGCCTCCTGAGCACAGAAATTTCACTGTTAGATTATCAACCTGTCTATACCAGTTTGATCAACACAAGAACTGTTGCTGCCTGTCAAAGTGATGTAGCTGTGCTGACTCCTGATCAGGACAATGGATACACAAGTTTGGAGGAGGAGCACTCAAATACCAGATTGCATGTAATGAGACCCCTTTGCCTCAATAAGGGATGTATAGAATCTGGTAGGAGAACTGAGGTACAAGGCTGCTCTATTGAGGAGGAACCAAAGGAAGCTAAAGCAGAGCTCACTGAATGGGAAAGACATCATGATTCTGTTGCTAAGTCTGAAGAAGGTGAGCTGCCTGTTCAGGAGGAAGTGGAGGTGCCGGCCCAGTCTTATTTCTCCAAACCCAAGTGCCAAAACAAGACAATTGCTTACATCATGGGCAGCCCATGCAGTGAGGATAGCGATAGTGAGTCGGAGGGTGATTGCGAttgggatgatgatgatggattTGACAGTGAGGGAGCTTCTGATTTTTCAGATTCTGAGGATTGTGATTCTGATGATGAGGAAGATGCAGAGGATGCAAATGCTGGGGTGGAAAAGCTTTGGAACTCTTTTTGCCAAAGCAGGGACCGTTATAATCTTTGGAACTTCACTGCACCTCTCAAGACTGCCGCGGATCCTGTCACACAAGCGAATGTTTCTGTAATGGCAGTGGAAGCAGAGCGTTccatttcccccagttcctttAGTTCCTTTTCCTCATCCCTTAAGCCTCTCATAGAAGAGGATAATTCTGGAGACGAGTCTGGAAATGTGGACAAAGCAGATAGCCTTCACTTATGGAACTCTTTCAGCTGTGTGTCAGACCCATACAGTCTCCTCAATTTCCAGGCTCCTCTGCGCACTCTACCTGCAGCCCGGAGCTTTAGTGGTACATCTTTCACTTCACCATGCAGCCACAAGAAGGAAGCGGAGGAACGGCTGGACAGTGGTTTTTCAGAAGATGTTGCTAGCCACAATACATGCTCTGCCAAGCTGAAAAAG GTGCGGTTTGTGGAAGATGTAGAAGAATTCTATGCCAGTTGTGATGAAGACCGACGGAGTCCTTGGGAAGAGTTTGCGCGTGATCGCTGCCGTTTCCTTCGCCGTGTGCAGGAAACAGAGGATGTCATTGGATACTGCCTGGCCCCTGACTTCCGCCAGTTAATCTTCCAAAGGTTGCACCAGAGCTGCTGA